Below is a genomic region from Candidatus Methylomirabilis sp..
ACGCCATGAAGCAGCCTGAAGAACAGCGCCTGGAGCCGGTCGCTCAACAGTGATGCGATAAGCGCGACCATCCCTGCCGCCGAGCCTGCCATCAACCAGACGATGAGCGGGTCGTTCACGTGAGCATATGCGGGGATAATGGCAATGCAGCCGATGATAGCGAGGGCCACAAAGCCGGAGAGCCGCTCCACGAGGATGGAGGCTAACGACGCTTCGCGTCGCTCCGTCAGCCGTGAGACCCGATAGCCCCGAACCAGATCGCCGCCGATGGCGGTGGGCAGCATCAGATTGAAGAACATCCCTTCATAGTACAGCAGGATAAGGCGCCAGAAGGGGAGGTGAATCTTCTCCGCCTGGAGCAGGCACCTCCAGCGCACTGTGCTGAGCAACTGAGCCAGCAGATAGAGGAGAATGGATCCGAAAAAGATCGAGATGCGCAGGGAGCGAAAGAGGGTCCCGAGGGCTTGCAGATCGGTTTTGGCTAAGAGGAGAGCCAGCAGGGCGATGCTCACGACGAGCTTCAGCCAAAATTGCCAAGCCTTGGTCGCCGACCTACTGGCTGGCTTCAGCATCTATCTTTCCAGTCTTGACCCCATGGATCACCCGCTGGACCATATAGATCGGTTTGTGCTGCGTTTCGTGATAGACTCGTGCCACCATTTCACCGAGCAGGCCCATGCCCACCAGTTGCACCCCAAGAATCAGGAGGAGGATCGCGAGCAGCAAGAGCGGTCGTCCGCCGATCTGTTGGCCCATGATCAGCTTGAGACCGGCCAGATACAGGAGTAACCCTCCGCCGATGGTTCCAACAGTAAGCCCTAATCCCCCGAAGATCTGAATCGGGGTCGTGCTGAATCGGAGGAGGAATTTGACGGCAATCAGATCCAGGAGGACCCTCACCGTTCGTGCGATGGAGTACTTGGAGCGTCCGAAACGTCTGGGTCGGTGATTCGTCTTGATCTCGGCGATAGAAATCCCCATCCAACTGGCAATGGCGGGGATGAAGCGATGCAACTCACCGTACAGCCGAAGATTCTCCACCACCACCCGTCGATAGGCCTTCAATGTACATCCGTAGTCATGAAGCCGAATGCCGGTTGTCACGGAGATGAGCCAGTTTGCAAGCATGGACGGTAGCCGCCTGGAGAGGAAGGGATCCTTGCGATCGGCCCTCCAGCCGCTGACGACGTCGTAGTCCTGGATCAACTCCAGCAGCCTCGGGATATCGGCCGGATCGTTCTGGAGGTCCCCATCGAGGGTCACAATCACGTCGCCCTTGGCGTGGTCAAAGCCGGCGGACAAGGCAGCCGTCTGCCCGAAGTTTCGTCGAAGTACCACCACCCTCCAGCGTAAATCGTCCTTCACGATCGCCTCAAGGACGGCAAGCGTCCGATCGGTGCTGCCATCGTCCACAGCGATCACCTCGTAGGGTTGTCTGAAATCACCCAGAGCCGTGACGATCTGGTCGTGGAGGGGCCGGACGTTTTCTTCTTCGTTACAAAAGGGGATAACGATGGACAGCCACGGTGCCCGCTGAAGATCGTGGTTCACGGCGCATGGAGGTGAGGCGTCACTCATCTAGTACCCGAGCTGCTGAACCGGGGGGAATCCCCGGAAACCATAGCAGCGAAAGATTGACCACGAGTCAAGAGCATGCTCCTTCACGACAGTCGAGAGGTGGGTTGGCCGCTCCAGTTTCACCATATCGAAGGAGCGGAGGACCGCATCAGGGGGACCAGTCGACCGATCCGTCA
It encodes:
- a CDS encoding lysylphosphatidylglycerol synthase transmembrane domain-containing protein codes for the protein MLKPASRSATKAWQFWLKLVVSIALLALLLAKTDLQALGTLFRSLRISIFFGSILLYLLAQLLSTVRWRCLLQAEKIHLPFWRLILLYYEGMFFNLMLPTAIGGDLVRGYRVSRLTERREASLASILVERLSGFVALAIIGCIAIIPAYAHVNDPLIVWLMAGSAAGMVALIASLLSDRLQALFFRLLHGVGLGRFHDTVHRLYEAVQQYWTHRRALLVALGLSLILQSMVITIFFLISQALNLSVPLRYFFLFVPLISVISMLPISVAGLGLREGSAVYLFSKVGMDSAGAISLSLLWFAVTALCSGLGGIAFLVGHSQHQIDP
- a CDS encoding glycosyltransferase family 2 protein, whose amino-acid sequence is MSDASPPCAVNHDLQRAPWLSIVIPFCNEEENVRPLHDQIVTALGDFRQPYEVIAVDDGSTDRTLAVLEAIVKDDLRWRVVVLRRNFGQTAALSAGFDHAKGDVIVTLDGDLQNDPADIPRLLELIQDYDVVSGWRADRKDPFLSRRLPSMLANWLISVTTGIRLHDYGCTLKAYRRVVVENLRLYGELHRFIPAIASWMGISIAEIKTNHRPRRFGRSKYSIARTVRVLLDLIAVKFLLRFSTTPIQIFGGLGLTVGTIGGGLLLYLAGLKLIMGQQIGGRPLLLLAILLLILGVQLVGMGLLGEMVARVYHETQHKPIYMVQRVIHGVKTGKIDAEASQ